In the Elizabethkingia bruuniana genome, TTGCACCTACCGTCCATGCCCAGTTTTTTCCAACTTTACCTTTGGCTGAAAATCCCTGCCTCTGACCGCTATTAGTTCCGCCTTCCAAAAACCCTTTGAATTCGAAAGCTTTTGCAGGGAGCTGTCGTGGTATATAATCTGTTTCCAAATCAACCGCTCCGCCAATAGCTTTACCTCCGTACAATACTGCCGCCGAACTTTTATATACTGTAATACTCTGCACATTATTAATCTCAGTATCAATATTCAAATCCGGGCTAATTCCCGAGAGATCATTCACTGCAACACCATTTTCCAATACTCTTACCCTATTCCCGCTAAGACTACGAATTACGGGAGCTCCGGAATTAGGTCCATAATAAGAATTCTGAATTCCCGGAATTTTACTTAAAGTTTCACCAAGTGTTCCGGATTGTATAAAATCAAGAGTTTTCCGAGGAACAGTTAAGGCATCCAGATTTTGTTTTCCGGAGACATTGACTGACTCAATATTTTTCACCGGATCTTTTACGGTAGTTTTTTCCTGAGCTTTCAGGTTAGAAGAGTATGAAATAAAACAACTCCCCATTAAAAAAATAACAGCATTCTTCATATATAATCATATTTTAATACAGAGCAAAGCTATAAATTCCATTTCAATAACGCAACATTGTTGCGTTATTGAAATGGAATATTATCACTTTAATATTTTTTTTAACCTTATAAATCAGTAAAATAAATAGATATAAAACCAGAAAATAAATATTAGCAGTAAGA is a window encoding:
- a CDS encoding TonB-dependent receptor, which produces MKNAVIFLMGSCFISYSSNLKAQEKTTVKDPVKNIESVNVSGKQNLDALTVPRKTLDFIQSGTLGETLSKIPGIQNSYYGPNSGAPVIRSLSGNRVRVLENGVAVNDLSGISPDLNIDTEINNVQSITVYKSSAAVLYGGKAIGGAVDLETDYIPRQLPAKAFEFKGFLEGGTNSGQRQGFSAKGKVGKNWAWTVGANNYKQDVVRIPGSSKDPRCYDP